A genome region from Arachis duranensis cultivar V14167 chromosome 6, aradu.V14167.gnm2.J7QH, whole genome shotgun sequence includes the following:
- the LOC127748317 gene encoding polyadenylate-binding protein 2-like has product MDKCLKDIEDETATLKDMQAKVEKEKESVHDLGTASASLVNREEIDSRSVFVGNVSSLIPSLLEKFLCCLAVFSSPLMIWTEYIIVLTSFEDINIITFV; this is encoded by the exons ATGGATAAGTGCTTGAAGGATATAGAAGATGAAACTGCTACTCTTAAAGACATGCAAGCCAAGGtcgagaaggagaaggaatcTGTTCACG ATCTCGGAACTGCATCTGCTAGTCTGGTCAACAGAGAGGAGATAGATTCTCGTTCAGTCTTCGTAGGCAATGTGAGCTCTCTCATTCCTTCTTTACTGGAGAAATTTTTATGTTGTTTGGCTGTCTTCTCCTCACCACTCATGATATGGACTGAATATATTATTGTCTTAACTTCTTTCGAAGATATCAACATCATAACTTTTGTCTAA